From Zavarzinella sp., one genomic window encodes:
- a CDS encoding glutamate-cysteine ligase family protein yields MKYHLFDVVGIELEYMVVNATSGAVVPAVFDLLADVNGQPSSDWEHEPISWSNELAAHVVEFKTTQPQPAISPLVGAFHAEVQRANQFLQDRGCCLLPTAMHPWMDPTVDSGLWPGEGSEIYQTFDRLFNCRSHGWLNLQSMHINLPFTGDEEFDRLHSAIRLVLPLLPALAASSPYKEGKATGFYDSRLLHYRTHCAQISVLTGSIVPEPISSQQEYEDVVYQPIRAALPTFDPSGTLRAEWSNARGAIARFDRGSIEIRLIDLQENPRMDLAIATLVVETVKHLIAKHSALEMRQIPTDQLVTLFQHTIQHAGATTFKNENLMRIFGVTASCTVLELWEQLSQQLVAQNNSPVLAFQEELEIVFRHGTLAERLVHVLGTQPSRTQLRDTYLELADCLHRGLAFLPKVAGK; encoded by the coding sequence ATGAAATATCATCTCTTCGACGTGGTGGGTATCGAACTGGAATATATGGTGGTCAATGCCACGTCCGGTGCGGTGGTCCCTGCGGTGTTTGATCTGCTTGCCGATGTGAATGGACAGCCCAGCAGCGATTGGGAACACGAACCGATATCGTGGTCGAACGAACTGGCTGCCCACGTGGTTGAATTCAAAACAACACAGCCACAGCCCGCAATTTCCCCACTGGTGGGGGCATTTCATGCAGAAGTTCAGCGGGCCAACCAGTTCTTACAAGATCGTGGGTGCTGCCTGCTGCCGACGGCAATGCACCCCTGGATGGATCCCACCGTCGATTCTGGGTTATGGCCGGGTGAAGGCAGTGAGATCTATCAGACATTTGACAGACTGTTTAATTGTCGCTCCCACGGCTGGCTGAATCTGCAATCAATGCACATCAACCTGCCGTTTACTGGCGATGAAGAGTTCGATCGTCTTCATTCGGCAATTCGACTGGTGCTGCCGTTGTTGCCAGCGTTGGCTGCCAGTTCCCCTTACAAAGAAGGCAAGGCAACGGGATTTTACGATAGTCGCCTGCTGCACTACCGCACGCACTGTGCCCAGATTTCTGTGCTGACGGGCAGCATTGTTCCGGAGCCAATTTCCAGCCAGCAGGAATATGAAGACGTGGTCTACCAGCCAATCCGTGCGGCACTGCCCACGTTTGATCCCAGTGGCACACTGCGGGCAGAATGGTCCAACGCACGTGGGGCAATTGCTCGCTTCGATCGTGGTTCGATAGAAATCCGGCTGATTGATCTGCAGGAAAACCCACGCATGGATCTGGCAATTGCCACGCTGGTGGTAGAAACTGTCAAGCACCTGATTGCGAAACACTCTGCACTGGAAATGAGGCAAATACCTACAGATCAACTGGTTACGCTGTTTCAACACACAATCCAGCATGCAGGTGCCACCACATTCAAAAATGAAAACTTGATGAGAATTTTTGGAGTGACCGCCTCCTGCACCGTCTTGGAATTGTGGGAACAGCTTTCCCAACAACTTGTGGCACAAAACAATAGTCCTGTGCTGGCATTTCAGGAAGAGTTGGAAATCGTTTTCCGCCACGGCACGCTGGCAGAGCGACTGGTGCACGTATTAGGCACCCAGCCCAGCCGCACCCAATTGCGTGATACTTATCTGGAACTGGCCGATTGCCTGCACCGTGGGCTTGCTTTTCTGCCCAAGGTGGCTGGAAAGTGA
- a CDS encoding RimK family protein has protein sequence MPENLIIVNRLADWPHRIEGARVVPAHQYLTSTEYDSDLNARVFNLCKSYTYQSVGYYVSLQAEARGHRPQPDILTIQDMKGPNVLRLEHLHDLIQQTLRRIPQDSFELSIYFGRTLAERDRQLGRRIFGLFPAPLIRAFFRKSSDGWRLKSVRPIPTEEVPETHHRDLIVSAEQFFKQRRVQGQTMPNLRWSLGLLIDPDEKNRPSNNKAIEKFIKAFRDQDIFAELITSDDFGRIKEFDALFIRTTTSVHHYTFRFARRAAREGLVVIDSPEAIVRCASKVFLAELLERHDIPTPKTMVVHRDNLDQLIPTLGLPCVLKMPDSAFSLGVKKVSTPTEMLAQAKLMLEDSALIVAQEFSPSEFDWRVGVLDGKAIYVCKYHMADGHWQVINHQKDGETDYGIVDTLPVEKAPKAVVKLAVRAAKLIGDGLFGVDIKVVGGKPVIIEVNDNPNIDAGFEDAQLGDFLYDLIATAFARRLENQEHGKRPRRRRGSS, from the coding sequence ATGCCTGAGAACCTGATTATTGTCAATCGGCTGGCCGATTGGCCGCACCGAATAGAAGGTGCCAGGGTGGTCCCTGCCCACCAGTACCTGACCAGCACCGAATACGATTCTGATCTGAACGCCCGCGTGTTCAATTTGTGTAAATCGTACACCTATCAGAGCGTGGGATATTACGTTTCGTTACAAGCAGAAGCACGTGGGCATCGCCCCCAGCCGGACATTCTGACAATTCAGGATATGAAAGGCCCTAACGTCTTACGACTGGAGCACTTACACGATTTAATCCAGCAGACACTTCGTCGGATCCCGCAGGATTCTTTCGAATTGTCGATTTATTTTGGCCGCACGCTGGCCGAACGGGATCGACAGTTGGGGCGTCGTATCTTTGGGCTGTTTCCCGCACCGTTGATCCGGGCATTTTTTCGTAAATCCAGCGATGGCTGGCGGTTAAAATCGGTGCGGCCAATCCCCACCGAGGAAGTACCGGAAACGCACCACCGTGATCTGATTGTTTCGGCAGAGCAATTCTTCAAACAGCGTCGCGTTCAAGGGCAGACGATGCCTAACTTACGCTGGTCATTGGGTTTATTGATCGATCCGGATGAAAAAAACCGCCCTTCGAACAATAAAGCGATTGAAAAATTCATTAAAGCGTTCCGCGATCAGGATATTTTTGCGGAATTGATTACCAGCGATGATTTTGGTCGGATCAAGGAATTCGATGCATTGTTCATCCGCACCACCACATCGGTGCATCATTACACGTTCCGTTTTGCCCGCCGTGCGGCCCGCGAAGGGTTAGTCGTCATCGATTCACCGGAAGCAATCGTGAGGTGTGCCAGCAAGGTATTTCTGGCGGAACTGCTGGAGCGACACGATATCCCCACCCCGAAGACGATGGTGGTACACCGCGACAATCTGGATCAGTTAATCCCCACCCTGGGGCTGCCGTGCGTGCTGAAAATGCCTGATAGTGCGTTTTCACTGGGTGTCAAGAAGGTTTCTACCCCCACGGAAATGCTGGCACAAGCGAAATTGATGCTGGAAGACAGCGCCTTAATTGTGGCACAGGAATTTTCGCCCAGCGAATTCGACTGGCGAGTAGGTGTGCTGGATGGGAAGGCGATCTATGTTTGCAAGTACCATATGGCGGATGGCCACTGGCAGGTGATCAACCACCAGAAAGATGGTGAAACCGATTACGGCATTGTGGATACCTTGCCCGTAGAAAAGGCCCCTAAAGCGGTGGTAAAACTGGCAGTGCGTGCCGCAAAACTGATTGGTGATGGCCTGTTTGGTGTGGATATCAAGGTGGTCGGCGGGAAACCGGTGATTATCGAAGTAAATGATAACCCCAATATTGATGCGGGTTTTGAAGATGCCCAACTTGGGGATTTCCTCTACGATCTGATTGCCACCGCCTTTGCACGTCGGCTGGAAAATCAGGAACATGGCAAACGCCCGCGTCGACGTCGAGGTTCCTCATGA
- a CDS encoding cysteine peptidase family C39 domain-containing protein: MTKPIHLKFKVTPQPTETTCGPAVLHSIYRYWDLEISLPRVLREVEQMDGGGTYSVYLAHDAIKRGLRARIYTCDLQLFDPSWFASRTIDLRTKLWQQIKAGHLTKRLNVHARAYLDFLDAGGEILMREPATLLISRFLRQRIPVIAGLCSTWLYRSTRERWHNEQSIPDDITGTPTGHFVVVHGIDPTRRRFDIADPLLQKPFPGRHNYDVPIRRFFNALMLGIMTNDAKLLVIEPRSEDGDA, translated from the coding sequence TTGACCAAACCGATTCACCTTAAGTTCAAAGTTACGCCACAACCCACAGAGACTACCTGTGGGCCTGCGGTCCTGCATTCCATTTACCGTTACTGGGATCTGGAAATCAGCCTGCCCCGCGTGCTGCGCGAAGTCGAACAGATGGATGGTGGGGGAACTTATAGCGTCTACCTGGCCCATGATGCCATTAAACGGGGCTTGCGTGCCCGGATCTACACCTGCGACCTGCAACTTTTTGACCCCAGTTGGTTTGCTTCCCGCACCATCGACCTGCGGACAAAATTGTGGCAGCAAATCAAAGCAGGACACTTAACAAAGCGTTTGAATGTTCACGCACGTGCATATCTGGATTTCCTCGATGCAGGTGGGGAAATTCTGATGCGAGAACCTGCCACGTTACTGATCAGCCGATTTTTACGGCAGCGGATCCCCGTCATCGCTGGATTGTGTAGTACATGGCTCTACCGCTCGACCCGCGAACGGTGGCACAACGAACAATCAATTCCTGATGACATTACCGGCACGCCCACTGGGCATTTTGTAGTGGTGCATGGTATTGATCCCACCCGCAGGCGATTTGACATTGCAGATCCACTGCTGCAAAAACCGTTTCCGGGTCGGCACAATTACGATGTGCCAATTCGACGTTTCTTTAATGCTTTAATGTTGGGAATTATGACGAACGATGCAAAATTGTTGGTGATCGAGCCTCGATCCGAGGATGGCGATGCCTGA
- a CDS encoding NADH-quinone oxidoreductase subunit N: MYPSPDFIDRQLAFLSSDLLAFLPEIVLAATIVGLLLLRIVTNIAVHAGYLAILGVGSALAIGIAQWCGVSALLPHNAHAGDSIAIFSNFLVHDQFGLLIRIGLLGFLVVVQILCLITHLPDRQESIEFSVLLCGSTLGLMLMSSSNHLMMMFLSIEMASLPGYILAGFAKGRRAGSEAAMKYVIYGASAAGIMLYGMSLLVVATGTASFPEIATHVGNLEGDSSPLFYIGAFLVIGGLMFKLAAFPFHFWLPDVFHGAFAEIGLFLSVASKAAALVLSLRFLFALTGSSDGSFHQTHTNIALMWTSIALLTTTFGNLAALGQSNIKRLLGYSTIAHAGVMMFAVLPFNRVALVPLIYYLAAYLLTNLGAFAVVAIARKSLPGSNIQDFTGLIKKSPILAISMTVFLMGLIGLPPLMGFAAKFHVFANLYHLSNLPGFRGAILSDFFYATLVLLALNTAISVAYYLRVIKVMMLDEPASKEPIVINLPARALLSVVVSLTLVFGIFWNPITQVAQRTETTFKQPALKTLRNSQP, from the coding sequence ATGTACCCCAGTCCGGACTTTATCGATCGACAACTGGCGTTTCTCAGCAGCGACTTGCTCGCTTTCCTTCCGGAAATCGTTCTCGCTGCCACAATTGTGGGGCTGTTGTTACTCCGGATTGTTACGAACATTGCTGTTCATGCGGGCTATCTTGCCATCCTTGGCGTGGGCAGTGCGTTAGCAATAGGCATCGCCCAATGGTGCGGCGTTTCTGCCTTGTTGCCCCATAACGCTCATGCGGGTGATTCGATCGCCATCTTCTCTAACTTTCTGGTTCATGACCAGTTTGGCCTGTTGATCCGCATTGGCCTGCTTGGCTTTCTCGTGGTGGTGCAAATCCTTTGTCTGATTACCCACCTGCCAGACCGCCAGGAATCGATTGAGTTCTCTGTGCTCCTCTGCGGTTCTACTCTGGGCCTGATGCTGATGAGTTCCAGCAATCATCTGATGATGATGTTTCTGTCCATAGAAATGGCCAGTTTACCAGGCTACATCCTTGCTGGTTTTGCCAAAGGCAGGCGGGCTGGTAGCGAAGCCGCGATGAAGTATGTCATTTATGGTGCCAGTGCAGCCGGGATTATGTTGTATGGCATGAGCCTGCTGGTGGTAGCCACTGGCACGGCGTCGTTCCCTGAAATCGCCACCCACGTGGGGAATCTGGAAGGTGATTCCAGCCCACTGTTTTACATTGGGGCGTTTCTGGTAATAGGTGGCTTGATGTTCAAACTTGCCGCATTCCCGTTCCATTTCTGGCTGCCAGATGTCTTTCATGGTGCCTTTGCGGAAATTGGTTTGTTTCTTTCTGTTGCTTCCAAAGCAGCTGCACTGGTGCTGTCACTGCGGTTTCTATTTGCACTCACTGGTTCATCCGATGGCTCATTCCATCAGACGCACACAAACATTGCATTAATGTGGACCAGTATTGCCCTGTTGACTACCACTTTCGGCAATCTTGCCGCACTGGGCCAGTCCAACATCAAGCGACTGCTGGGTTATTCTACCATTGCCCACGCGGGGGTGATGATGTTCGCAGTGTTACCATTCAACCGCGTCGCGTTGGTCCCACTGATTTACTACCTGGCAGCATACCTACTAACCAACCTGGGGGCATTTGCTGTGGTAGCGATTGCCCGCAAATCTTTACCAGGCAGCAACATTCAGGACTTCACCGGGCTGATCAAAAAATCGCCCATCCTGGCAATTTCCATGACCGTTTTTCTGATGGGACTCATTGGACTGCCACCACTGATGGGCTTTGCCGCCAAGTTCCATGTGTTTGCCAATCTCTACCATCTATCGAACCTGCCAGGTTTCCGTGGTGCCATCCTCAGTGATTTCTTTTATGCCACTCTGGTGTTGTTAGCACTGAATACTGCAATCAGTGTGGCCTACTACCTGCGTGTCATCAAAGTGATGATGCTCGACGAACCAGCCAGTAAAGAACCAATTGTCATTAACCTCCCCGCACGTGCCTTGTTGTCAGTGGTCGTCAGCCTTACTTTGGTATTCGGTATCTTCTGGAATCCGATCACCCAGGTTGCCCAACGCACAGAAACAACTTTCAAACAGCCTGCCCTGAAAACCCTTCGGAATTCGCAACCATGA
- a CDS encoding prenyltransferase/squalene oxidase repeat-containing protein yields MYRNLCVFACLLGIVVPLPAEEVTDEKVRKAIDSGLQWLAKTQTKSGNWEAQGGQYPTSMTALAGMCFLMEGSTMKEGKYKDNIRKSVEWFLKRSQPNGLLGNPNNPTEASRYMYGHGFGLLYLACVYGEEDDAKNRKDLEKLLTKAVKFCGDSQTDKGGWGYVSASEGGNFDEGSVTITQLQGLRAARNAGIPVPKSIIDKSIDYLKKSTTPNGGIIYSLHNGGVAQVGQERPPLTAAAVACAFSQGEYSSEYAKKWLKYCQKSIPFGKGGLGHDEYQNYYFAQAMYVLGDDGWEKMFNGDKTGMKWSDFKGVMHKHLLGQQNGQGYWNGGYVGPVFGTATSLTILQLENATLPIYQR; encoded by the coding sequence ATGTATCGCAATTTGTGTGTTTTTGCCTGCCTCCTAGGTATCGTTGTGCCACTTCCCGCAGAAGAAGTAACGGATGAAAAAGTACGCAAGGCAATCGATAGTGGGCTCCAATGGCTTGCAAAAACACAGACAAAGTCTGGTAATTGGGAAGCGCAAGGTGGGCAATATCCTACATCAATGACAGCGCTGGCTGGCATGTGCTTCCTGATGGAAGGCAGCACCATGAAGGAAGGGAAATACAAAGACAACATCCGCAAATCAGTGGAATGGTTTTTGAAGCGTTCGCAGCCGAATGGATTATTAGGAAACCCTAATAATCCCACAGAAGCATCCAGATATATGTACGGGCACGGGTTCGGCCTCCTTTACCTCGCATGCGTCTATGGTGAAGAAGATGATGCCAAAAATCGCAAAGATCTGGAAAAACTACTGACAAAAGCCGTCAAATTCTGTGGTGATTCCCAGACAGATAAAGGTGGCTGGGGTTATGTTTCTGCCTCTGAAGGTGGCAATTTCGATGAAGGCTCTGTCACCATTACCCAGTTACAGGGGTTGCGGGCCGCACGCAATGCCGGCATTCCAGTACCAAAATCAATCATCGATAAGTCAATCGACTATCTGAAGAAATCCACCACGCCGAACGGTGGGATCATTTATTCACTGCATAATGGTGGCGTTGCCCAGGTAGGACAGGAACGCCCCCCACTGACTGCCGCAGCAGTGGCCTGTGCGTTCAGCCAGGGTGAATATTCATCCGAATACGCCAAAAAGTGGCTGAAGTACTGCCAGAAAAGTATTCCTTTTGGTAAAGGTGGCTTAGGACATGATGAATACCAGAATTATTACTTTGCCCAGGCAATGTATGTGCTGGGTGATGATGGCTGGGAAAAAATGTTCAATGGCGATAAAACCGGCATGAAATGGTCTGACTTCAAAGGCGTGATGCACAAGCACCTGTTAGGCCAGCAGAACGGCCAGGGATACTGGAACGGCGGCTATGTGGGACCCGTGTTTGGCACCGCAACCAGCTTGACCATCCTGCAATTAGAAAACGCCACCCTGCCAATTTATCAGCGGTAA